From Candidatus Thermoplasmatota archaeon, the proteins below share one genomic window:
- a CDS encoding methylenetetrahydrofolate reductase, which yields MSVRPFSERVRSDRFPITYEVISPRGADVAKHIDDVRNLPCIGDLAALNVTNNPSARVRVDPAAFGHLLLDLGVDVIPHVTCRDDTLPGIQRWLFGAHALGLRNVAVMTGDHPKEGDYPEEKRVDSLNAIELIHGLKHYLAKGYLIPDVTMAAGRYSNRLNAPKPPKSVPPVDFFVGAPLIPWRNQEVHYARAKIDAGVQFFQTQITWDADPVLKFLEEGADMLADVPVLVGVAPLKTLRTMEFMHTQIPHVKVPAAVQARLKDAKDPGWESVEVVAETVASLKDGLKARGIRTKVGLHVLPINDNALGAEIVRRAREA from the coding sequence TTGAGCGTCCGCCCGTTCAGCGAGCGCGTCCGGTCGGACCGCTTCCCGATCACCTACGAGGTCATCTCGCCGCGCGGCGCCGACGTCGCGAAGCACATCGACGATGTCCGCAACCTCCCCTGCATCGGCGACCTCGCCGCGCTCAACGTCACGAACAATCCCAGCGCCCGCGTGCGCGTGGACCCCGCGGCGTTCGGGCATCTCCTCCTCGACCTCGGCGTGGACGTCATCCCGCACGTGACGTGCCGCGACGACACGCTTCCCGGCATCCAGCGCTGGCTCTTCGGCGCGCACGCCCTCGGCCTCCGCAACGTCGCCGTCATGACGGGCGACCACCCGAAAGAGGGCGACTACCCGGAGGAGAAGCGCGTCGACTCGCTGAACGCGATCGAGCTCATCCACGGCCTCAAGCACTATCTCGCGAAGGGCTACCTCATCCCCGACGTGACCATGGCCGCCGGCCGGTATTCGAACCGCCTGAACGCGCCCAAGCCTCCGAAGTCCGTGCCGCCCGTCGACTTCTTCGTCGGCGCGCCGCTCATCCCGTGGCGCAACCAGGAGGTCCACTACGCTCGCGCGAAGATCGACGCGGGCGTCCAGTTCTTCCAGACGCAGATCACGTGGGACGCGGACCCGGTCCTGAAGTTCCTCGAGGAAGGCGCGGACATGCTCGCGGACGTCCCCGTGCTCGTCGGCGTCGCGCCGCTCAAGACGCTCCGCACGATGGAATTCATGCATACACAGATCCCGCACGTGAAGGTTCCCGCCGCCGTCCAGGCGCGCCTCAAGGACGCGAAGGACCCCGGCTGGGAGTCCGTCGAAGTCGTCGCCGAGACGGTGGCCTCGCTCAAGGACGGGCTCAAGGCGCGCGGCATCCGCACGAAGGTCGGGCTGCACGTGCTCCCGATCAACGACAACGCGCTCGGCGCGGAGATCGTGCGGAGGGCCCGGGAGGCCTGA